The Psychrobacter sp. 28M-43 genome segment AATGCTTATGACAGTGTCACCTTTTTCGGTGACAGCCTGACCGATGGGGGCTATTTTAGTCAAGTTGTACCAGGTCCTGCTCAGTTTACCACCAACCCTGACAACACCTGGGCAACCTCATTCGCTGAGCAGCTAGGTACCACAGCTGTTCCCGTTGTCTATCTTGGAAATCAAACTGGTAACAACTACGCTATCGGCGGTGCAAGAGCAGGCGAAGAAGCGCTTTTCCCTGGTGGTATTCCTATTGCTTCTGCCAATAGCCAAGTTGATAGTTATCTCGCTAATAACACAGTAGACCCTAACGGACTCTATGTCGTATGGGCAGGGGCAAATGACCTGCTTGCTGCAGGTGAAGCTGAAAATCCTGCTAGTGCCCAAGCGACCATACTAGGTGCAGTAGCTAGCCAAACCGAAACGATTAAAGCACTAAAGGACAATGGTGCCAAATATATCTTGGTACCTAATATCCCTGATGTCGGTCTAACCCCTAGATTCACTCCAGACCCTGGTCTTGAAGGTCAAGATCTTATAGATGCGTTGACAGCCCAAGCATCTGCAACTGGTGCAGCCAGTCTCTACAATCAGTTTATGCTTAGTGGCGTCGCAGGTACTGGGGCAAATATCATACCGCTCGATGTGTTTAGCTTATCAAAAGCGATAATTTCGTCACCTACTCAGTATGGTTTTACTAATGTCACCGATGAGGCTTGTGGAGATGCCAGCTCTCTCACTTGCGGCCGTGATACTCTTGTAGAAACAAATGCCAACGAAACCTACTTTTTCGCTGATGGCATTCACCCGACCGGTCAAGCGCATCAAATGATCGCCGACTATGCAAATGCTGTTGTCACTGCGCCTAGCTTAATCGGTGTACTGCCTCATATTGCAACGACAACCGGACTTGCAACCAATGAGCGCTTACAGTCACACATCAATCAAATTCAAAGCAGTGAGCAAAAACCTGCTCGTACACTATGGGCCGTCGGTGAAGTGGCCAATCAAGAAATTGCAGGGTTTGATGGTGATAATAATACTCAAGTATTGCTTGGTGTGGATTTTGCTCATCCTAACTCAGCAAATGCAGTGACAGGCTTATACGGCAACATCACTCAGAAAGACTTTGAAAACTCAGACGTTGGCACAGGTTTGAGTGATATTGATCTGGGAGAAGTTGGTTTTGGTGTCTATCACAGCAACAAATTTGGTGGTTTACAGATCAATGGTGCTGCAGGATTTGGCAACATGGATGTCGATGTCACACGTGCTGTGACACTAGGCAGTAACCAACAGCAGTTTAAGTCAAATGCTGATGGCAAGCGCTTTTATGCCAACTTGCAGGCAGGCTATCCGATGCAAGTGAGCAATATTGCTGTCACGCCTTATATCGGTGCAACAGCGAGCCGCGTAAAAATTGACGGACTCAAAGAAAAAGAGATGTCTGGCATTGCTATGCAGTTCGATGAGCAGAAATACTCTACGACATATGGCAAGCTTGGTCTCAAAGCCAATCATAGCTTGATGGAGAACCTTAACTTATTTGGTGATATTCATTACCAAAAGCAGCTGAGTGATAATCGCGAAGCAGTAACCGCACGTTTGAATACGCTACCAAATATCAGCTTTGAGACGCCTATGGTCGAAACTGATGATGATAACGTTGCTATGACACTTGGCCTATCTAGAAGCTTTGGTCTATTGAATGCCAACGCTGGTGTCACACATTCACAAGGTAATGACGATGACTCAACCAGCCTATTTGTTGGACTTAATGGTGCATTCTAAATAAGTATTTAATATAGAGTAA includes the following:
- a CDS encoding autotransporter domain-containing protein, with protein sequence MPRNTSRSKISHTTLKTFTKSMLAISLSIAGISHANAYDSVTFFGDSLTDGGYFSQVVPGPAQFTTNPDNTWATSFAEQLGTTAVPVVYLGNQTGNNYAIGGARAGEEALFPGGIPIASANSQVDSYLANNTVDPNGLYVVWAGANDLLAAGEAENPASAQATILGAVASQTETIKALKDNGAKYILVPNIPDVGLTPRFTPDPGLEGQDLIDALTAQASATGAASLYNQFMLSGVAGTGANIIPLDVFSLSKAIISSPTQYGFTNVTDEACGDASSLTCGRDTLVETNANETYFFADGIHPTGQAHQMIADYANAVVTAPSLIGVLPHIATTTGLATNERLQSHINQIQSSEQKPARTLWAVGEVANQEIAGFDGDNNTQVLLGVDFAHPNSANAVTGLYGNITQKDFENSDVGTGLSDIDLGEVGFGVYHSNKFGGLQINGAAGFGNMDVDVTRAVTLGSNQQQFKSNADGKRFYANLQAGYPMQVSNIAVTPYIGATASRVKIDGLKEKEMSGIAMQFDEQKYSTTYGKLGLKANHSLMENLNLFGDIHYQKQLSDNREAVTARLNTLPNISFETPMVETDDDNVAMTLGLSRSFGLLNANAGVTHSQGNDDDSTSLFVGLNGAF